The genomic segment ggtgtgagagagagggtgtgagtgagagagagggtgtgagtgagagagagggtgtgtgtgagagagggtgtgagtgagagagagggtgtgagtgagagagagggtgtgagtgagagagagggtgtgtgagagagggtgtgagtgagagagagggtgagtgagagagagagggtgtgagtgagagagagggtgtgtgagagagaggatgtgtgtgagagagagagggtgtgagagagagagggtgtgagtgagagagggtgtgagtgagagaggatgtgtgtgagagagagaggatgtgtgtgagagagagggtgtgtgtgagagagagagggtgtgtgagagagagagggtgtgtgagagagagagggtgtgtgagagagagagggtgtgtgtgagagaggatgtgtgtgagagagggtgtgagtgagaaagagggtgtgagtgagagagagggtgtgagagagaggatgtgagtgagagagggtgtgagtgagagagggtgtgtgtgagaaagagggtGAGTGAGAGGatgtgagtgagagaggatgtgtgtgagagagagagggtgtgagtgagagaggatgtgtgtgagagagaaggtgtgtgtgagagagagggtgtgagtgagagaggatgtttgtgagagagagagggtgtgagtgagagaggatgtgtgtgagagagagagggtgtgagtgagagagagggtgtgtgtgagagagagggtgtgagagagagggtgtgagagagagagagggtgtgagtgagagagagtgtgtgtgagagagaggatgtgtgtgagagagagagggtgtgagtgagagaggatgtgtgtgagagagagggtgtgagtgagagagagggtgtgtgtgagagagagggtgtgtgtgagagagagagggtgtgagtgagagagggtgtgtgtgagagagagagggtgtgagtgagagagggtgtgtgtgagagagagagggtgtgtgtgagagagagagggtgtgagtgagagaggatgtgtgtgagagagagagggtgtgtgtgagagagagagggtgtgtgtgagagagagggtgtgagtgagaaagAGGGTGAGTGAGAggatgtgagtgagagagggtgtgtgtgagagagggtgtgtgtgagagagagggtgtgagtgagagaggatgtgtgtgagagagagggtgtgagtgagagagggtgtgagtgagagagagggagtgagtgagagaggatgtgtgtgagagagagggtgtgtgagagagagggtgtgagtgagagagagggtgtgtgtgagagagagggtgtgagtgagagagagggtgtgagtgagagagagggtgtgagtgagagagggggtgtgagtgagagaggatgtgtgtgagagagggtgtgtgtgagagagagagggtgtgagtgagagaggatgtgtttgagagagggtgtgtgtgagagaggatgtgtgtgagagagagggtgtgagtgagagaggatgtgtgtgagagagagggtgtgagtgagagagggtgtgagtgagagagagggagtgagtgagagaggatgtgtgagagagagggtgtgagtgagagagagggtgtgtgtgagagagagggtgtgagtgagagagagggtgtgagtgagagagagggtgtgagtgagagagggggtgtgagtgagagaggatgtgtgtgagagagggtgtgtgtgagagagagagggtgtgagtgagagaggatgtgtgtgagagagagaggttgtgtgtgagagagagggtgtgtgtgagagagagggtgtgagtgagaaagagggtgtgagtgagaggatgtgagtgagagagggtgtgtgtgagagagggtgtgtgtgagagaggatgtgtgagtgagagagagggtgagagtgagagagaggatgtgtgtgagtgagataggatgtgtgtgagtgagagagggtgtgagtgagagagggtgtgagtgagagagagagggtgtgagtgagagaggatgtgtgtgagagagggtgtgagtgagagggtgtgtgtgtgtgtgagagagagggtgtgtgagagagagggtgtgagtgagagagagggtgtgagtgagagagagggtgtgtgtgagagagagggtgtgagtgagagggtgtgtgtgtgagagagagggtgtgtgagagagagggtgtgtgtgagagtgaggatgtgtgagtgagagagagggtgtgagtgagagaggatgtgtgtgagagagggtgtgtgtgagagagagggtgtgagtgagagagagggtgagagtgagagagaggatgtgtgtgagagggtgtgtgtgtgagagagagggtgtgtgagagagggtgtgtgtgagagtgaggatgtgtgagtgagagagagggtgtgagtgagagagagggtgtgagtgagagaggatgtgtgtgagagagggtgtgagagagagggtgtgagagagagggtgtgagtgagacagagggtgtgactgagtgagagggtgtgagagagagagggtgtgtgtgagagagagggtgtgagagagagagagggtgtgtgtgagagagagggtgtgagagagagaggatgtgtgagtgagagagagggtgtgagtgagagaggatgtgtgtgagagagggtgtgtgtgagagaggatgtgtgagagagacagggtgtgagtgagagagggtgtgagtgagagagagggtgtgtgtgagagagagggtgtgagtgagagaggatgtgtgtgagagagagagggtgtgtgagtgagagggtgtgtgagtgagagagagggtgtgtgagagagagggtgtgagtgagagagagggtgtgtgtgagagagagggtgtgagtgagtgagagggtgtgagagagagagggtgtgagagagagagggtgtgagtgagagagagggtgtgtgtgagagagagggtgtgtgagagagagggtgtgagtgagtgagagggtgtgagtgagagagagggtgtgagtgagagagagggtgtgtgtgagagagagggtgtgagtgagtgagagggtgtgtgtgagagagagggtgtgagagagagagggtgtgagtgagagagagggtgtgagagagagggtgtgagtgagagagagggtgtgagtgagtgagagggtgtgagagagagggtgtgagagagagggtgtgagtgagacagagggtgtgactgagtgagagggtgtgagagagagagggtgtgagtgagagagagggtgtgagtgagagagagggtgtgagtgagtgagagggtgtgagtgagtgagagggtgtgagagagagagagggtgtgagagagagagatggtgtgagagagagagggtgtgagagagagggtgtgagtgagtgagacggtgtgagtgagtgagagggtgtgagagagagagagggtgtgagtgagtgagagggtgtgagagagagatggtgtgagagagatagagggtgtgtgtgagagagagggtgtgagtgagagagagggtgtgagtcactgagagggtgtgagtgagtgagagggtgtgtgtgagagagagggtgtgagtgagtgagagggtgtgagtgagtgagagggtgagagagagggtgtgtgtgtgagagagagggtgtgagagagagggtgtgagtgagagagagggtgtgagagagagggtgtgtgtgagagagggtgtatgagagagagagggtgtgagtgagagagagagggtgtgagtgagagaggatgtgtgtgagagagagagggtgtgagtgagagggtgtgtgtgagagagagggtgtgtgtgagagagagagggtgtgagtgagagggtgtgtgtgagagagagggtgtgtgtgggagagagagggtgtgagtgagagagggtgtgagtgagagagagggtgtgtgtgagagagagggtgtgagagagagagagggtgtgagtgagagagagtgtgtgtgagagagaggatgtgtgtgagagagagagggtgtgagtgagagaggatgtgtgtgagagagagggtgtgagtgagagagagggtgtgtgtgagagagagggtgtgtgtgagagagagagggtgtgagtgagagagggtgtgtgtgagagagagagggtgtgagtgagagagggtgtgtgtgagagagagagggtgtgtgtgagagagagagggtgtgagtgagagaggatgtgtgtgagagagagagggtgtgtgtgagagagagagggtgtgtgtgagagagagggtgtgagtgagaaagAGGGTGAGTGAGAggatgtgagtgagagagggtgtgtgtgagagagggtgtgtgtgagagagagggtgtgagtgagagaggatgtgtgtgagagagagggtgtgagtgagagagggtgtgagtgagagagagggagtgagtgagagaggatgtgtgtgagagagagggtgtgtgagagagagggtgtgagtgagagagagggtgtgtgtgagagagagggtgtgagtgagagagagggtgtgagtgagagagagggtgtgagtgagagagggggtgtgagtgagagaggatgtgtgtgagagagggtgtgtgtgagagagagagggtgtgagtgagagaggatgtgtttgagagagggtgtgtgtgagagaggatgtgtgtgagagagagggtgtgagtgagagaggatgtgtgtgagagagagggtgtgagtgagagagggtgtgagtgagagagagggagtgagtgagagaggatgtgtgagagagagggtgtgagtgagagagagggtgtgtgtgagagagagggtgtgagtgagagagagggtgtgagtgagagagagggtgtgagtgagagagggggtgtgagtgagagaggatgtgtgtgagagagggtgtgtgtgagagagagagggtgtgagtgagagaggatgtgtgtgagagagagaggttgtgtgtgagagagagggtgtgtgtgagagagagggtgtgagtgagaaagagggtgtgagtgagaggatgtgagtgagagagggtgtgtgtgagagagggtgtgtgtgagagaggatgtgtgagtgagagagagggtgagagtgagagagaggatgtgtgtgagtgagataggatgtgtgtgagtgagagagggtgtgagtgagagagggtgtgagtgagagagagagggtgtgagtgagagaggatgtgtgtgagagagggtgtgagtgagagggtgtgtgtgtgtgtgagagagagggtgtgtgagagagagggtgtgagtgagagagagggtgtgagtgagagagagggtgtgtgtgagagagagggtgtgagtgagagggtgtgtgtgtgagagagagggtgtgtgagagagagggtgtgtgtgagagtgaggatgtgtgagtgagagagagggtgtgagtgagagaggatgtgtgtgagagagggtgtgtgtgagagagagggtgtgagtgagagagagggtgagagtgagagagaggatgtgtgtgagagggtgtgtgtgtgagagagagggtgtgtgagagagggtgtgtgtgagagtgaggatgtgtgagtgagagagagggtgtgagtgagagagagggtgtgagtgagagaggatgtgtgtgagagagggtgtgagagagagggtgtgagagagagggtgtgagtgagacagagggtgtgactgagtgagagggtgtgagagagagagggtgtgtgtgagagagagggtgtgagagagagagagggtgtgtgtgagagagagggtgtgagagagagaggatgtgtgagtgagagagagggtgtgagtgagagaggatgtgtgtgagagagggtgtgtgtgagagaggatgtgtgagagagacagggtgtgagtgagagagggtgtgagtgagagagagggtgtgtgtgagagagagggtgtgagtgagagaggatgtgtgtgagagagagagggtgtgtgagtgagagggtgtgtgagtgagagagagggtgtgtgagagagagggtgtgagtgagagagagggtgtgtgtgagagagagggtgtgagtgagtgagagggtgtgagagagagagggtgtgagagagagagggtgtgagtgagagagagggtgtgtgtgagagagagggtgtgtgagagagagggtgtgagtgagtgagagggtgtgagtgagagagagggtgtgagtgagagagagggtgtgtgtgagagagagggtgtgagtgagtgagagggtgtgtgtgagagagagggtgtgagagagagagggtgtgagtgagagagagggtgtgagagagagggtgtgagtgagagagagggtgtgagtgagtgagagggtgtgagagagagggtgtgagagagagggtgtgagtgagacagagggtgtgactgagtgagagggtgtgagagagagagggtgtgagtgagagagagggtgtgagtgagagagagggtgtgagtgagtgagagggtgtgagtgagtgagagggtgtgagagagagagagggtgtgagagagagagatggtgtgagagagagagggtgtgagagagagggtgtgagtgagtgagacggtgtgagtgagtgagagggtgtgagagagagagagggtgtgagtgagtgagagggtgtgagagagagatggtgtgagagagatagagggtgtgtgtgagagagagggtgtgagtgagagagagggtgtgagtcactgagagggtgtgagtgagtgagagggtgtgtgtgagagagagggtgtgagtgagtgagagggtgtgagtgagtgagagggtgagagagagggtgtgtgtgtgagagagagggtgtgagagagagggtgtgagtgagagagagggtgtgagagagagggtgtgtgtgagagagggtgtatgagagagagagagggtgtgagtgagagagagagggtgtgagtgagagaggatgtgtgtgagagagagagggtgtgagtgagagggtgtgtgtgagagagagggtgtgtgtgagagagagagggtgtgagtgagagggtgtgtgtgagagagagggtgtgtgtgggagagagagggtgtgagtgagagagggtgtgagtgagagagagggtgtgtgtgagagagagggtgtgtgtgagagagagagggtgtgagtgagagaggatgtgtgtgagagagagggtgtgtgtgagagagagagggtgtgagtgagagggtgtgtgtgtgagagagagggtgtgtgagagagagaggatgtgtgagtgagagagagggtgtgagtgagagagagggtgtgagagagagagagggtgtgaatgagagagagggtgtgagtgagagagtgagagttcaaGAATGAATGAAAGTGAGTGGTGCTAagtcagtgtgagtgtgtgtgggagtgagtaAGAGTGAATAAATGAGTGAGTGTGCATGTGTTAGAGTGAAAAGGACAGATGATCGTGTGTGGGAACAGTTGAGGTGGGTGCCATGTTACCATGGTTACAGGGAGAGATGGTTAATTATGGTGGCTTTACAGAGCTGGCACAGACCAGTGAACAGtggacattctctctctctctctcagacacacacacacacacacactctctgatggGGCACATCACAAAAAAGGTTGATTTCTGGCCTTATTGGATTCCAGCAGAACAGTGCTAattgtagttcgaacactgatcaGTTAAATGTCGGCTCGGCATTTGATAAGATGCTGCCAGGAAAATCCTGTTTCATGGAAAAGTTCCAAACAACTTGTTGGTTTGAAACTTGAGAACCACAAGAATTAAGCAAACTTTGTAGTTCTAAAACTAAAATATTCCTCATCAATACACATTTTTGAGAGAAAATACTATAATTAAAAATGCATTCTTATaaaaatgaaacatgaaaaatagtttctATGATTGAGTGGAAAATTTGAATTGTGTGTTTAATGtgtggtagaacaggataagtggctacagataatggatggatggatgtgtggttTTTAACCATATTTTGAGGAAGGGTGCTAATAATTCTTCCACTGTACACATTGTAAATTCACAGTGTGTGGATATTTCAGTTGTACATTTCTTGTCTCTTGTATTCTAAGTAATATCTAGACTTACGTatggctacatccgggacatggagaaccaaaaccgtgacagaaATCCCtacatgtcactcgtgaggaaatcgatgaattgttttgacaaatttgggtactttttgtttgtgaatgtgtctataaagaaaaatcacacattggcacacgactgaagtttatcttctcgtgttgaaatactcgtatttttcattcaaaatacatcgcagatctgagtgacatattttccgatatttcactcctatAACATCACTCCAAGTGTTTTCCCGTTGACTCGatacgcgttgtcaaaatggcgaaccggttcaaaattaaaattcttgcattaacttgcatatttttgtagatgtgtctatataatataaagaacattacatggtggtgcaaagatatgaagtttatcttcgagtggtaaaTGTATATTTCAggagtgagcaaagcaaacaagtgatatatttcaacatgagaagataaacttcgtatcttcatgccaccaagatgattatatatatacacacacacacacacacacacacacacacacacacacacaaatgcatctcaaaaaattagaataccatgaaaaagttccttttttcataatttaattaaaaaaggtaaactttcatatattctattttcattacatgtaaagtgaaatatttaaagccttttttgctttaattttgatgattatggcttatgaaaatcagaaatccagtatctcaaattattagaatattccctaagatcaatcaaaaaaaggatttacaatacagaaatgtcaaacttctgaaaagtatattcatttatacactcaatacttggttggggctcctttaccatgaattactgtatcaatgtggtgtggcatggaggtgatcagtctgtggcactgctgaggtgttattgaagcatgaagtgctctaaaatctcctggtagatgactgtgttgactttggacttgataaaatacagtggaccaacaccagcagatgacatggcaccccaaatcatcacagactgtggaaacttcacactgggcttcaaacaccttggattctgtgcctctccactcttcctccagactctagaaccgtgatttccaaattaaatgtaaaatgtactttcatctgaaaagaggactttggaccactgagcaacagtccatttctttctctccttagcccagataagacacttctgacattgtctctggctcaggagtagcttgatattaggaatgcgaaagttgtatcccctttcttgaagatgtctgttcgtgatgggtcttgatacactgacaccagcctcagtccactccttgtgaagctctcccaagttcttgaatcaatttttcttgacaatcctctcaagactgcggccatccctgttgcgtgtgcaccttttccagccacccatttcagcaatgaccttttgtcaccgtgtggtacggcgcctgcaccgtgtcctgctgcaagactctacagcgcatcgtgagagcagctgagaggatcattggtgtctctctcccttctcttatggatatttataactcccgcctcacccgcaaagccatcaggatcacaggtgaccccacccacccatctcacagcctcttcagcctgctgctgtcggggaggagactgcggagtctccgggccaaaaccagcaggctcaagaacagtttctttcaccaggcggtcaggaggctcaactccctccctgttctgcccctcctcccccctctgccccctgccacagattctgctcgcacacccctctgccccccttcagcatctgacatgtcatcctcacagtttccccccaacacacacacacacacacacacacacatctcatcgttcattaacacactgaactcagagaccgcacatctcactttacctcgctcatttgcactattccgcactacctcaccttaacagccgctagtttgtttatactgcatgtttcatgtttacctgctatacctcaagtgcccttgactgtttggttatttgtaccaatttatatatatatatatatatatatatatatatatatatatatatatatatatatgtgtgtgtgtgtgtgtgtgtttagtctagttcatatctagagtgtttatactgtttatattgtttgtttttttcaattattctatttttatttattgcattgccagtttgcactgtgggtcagagaggactgatatttcatctgtgctgtatgtcgagcatgtatagcatatttgacaataaagttgacttgacttgtggcttaccctccttgtggagggcatcagtgatcatcttctggacaacagtcaagtcagcagtcttccccatgattgtggttgtgtgtactgaactagaccgagagatacactgtgttcatactgttttactcaaactcgaaatgaaatattctaatattttgagatgttttttttaatgtttttgtactgtatgccatactgattaaaattaaaatagaaaaatgcttgaaacattttagtttatgtgtaatgagtctataatatataacattttcactttcttaaataactgatggaaaatattgaactttttcacaatattctaattttttgagatgcactagtatacactaccgttcaaaagtttggtgtcactttgaaatgtccttatttttgaaagaaaagcactgttcttttcaatgaagatcactttaaactaatcagaaatgcactctatacattgctaatgtggtaaatgactattctagctgcaaatgtctggtttttggtgcaatatctccataggtgtatagaggcccatttccagcaactctcactccagtgttctaatggtacaatgtgtttgctcattgcctcagaaggctaatggatgattagaaaacccttgtacaatcatgttagcacagctgaaaacagttgagctctttagagaagctataaaactgaccttcctttgagcagattgagtttctggagcatcacatttgtggggtcgattaaatgctcaaaatggccagaaaaatgtcttgactatattttctattcattttacaacttatggtgggaaataaaagtgtgacttttcatggaaaacacaaaattgtctgggtgaccccaaacttttgaacggtagtgtgtatatatatatatatatatatatatatatatatatatatatatatatatatatatatatatatatttatatatttatttattttctttttcattcattctatccacattcactggatatgagcaatcgtgtgctctgattggccactctcctactaggatatcagctcatatatcgtgagtagagaaaaacaaaatggcggagcgtattgctgaaccaaccaaaaaactactcgaaaacaaaaccctaaaaaatacaaaaaaaaaaaaaagcaaaatatggaataaaagtatttgatggtaagaaccagggctttacattagcacccacccacccgccaaatgcgggtaaaattcggctttggcaggtaatgactttagtctcactagccactttggtgggtggtttattctgtggtatgacaatatattttaattgtagttttctctgaaggcatctgatataataaacgcattgcaatgtaatattacaactcccatgagcacctgcataaacattctgacaacatgttagaattgtttagaacgttcgttaacgtctcagacaaaatcaatgatacggtaacctgcggttaatgaacgaagcaacaaagttgctgacgactgacaagcgcactatgtggcggcatattgctggagtttcaaaccctgctgctcaggaaaaaaggggcagagatgagcagggccagaggcagcattttaaaatcacagaggtccgtgatgcgcaaagcgcgcgccaaaaaatgttcgacatatttaaatgagaggggtgaattacacatcacacaagagatctattcctgaaattacttttaatggtgtttgaactgaatatcatcagttttgaaaaaaaaatcatgtatgtggcaagagtatgaataatttaagcttgtttaatggcttgatctggcccaagcaatgaggacaaaagataccctaaccatgtagcctatggaactaagatacattaacaatctggcatctgttacacctacacacacaaaaattctgggaaaaaaaaaaatcagtatacaccaccatgttttaggcaaagttatccaaggcaaacataagttgaaactttcccctctattgctttggcttatcaaatgatttatttttaaaaatcacaaacaaggtaggctacaactgcgctgcttcgaaaatgtaaattgaacagcttgatgaaagtgcgctgatggttaccatggaaatcccgtgtctcctgcactgcattcctcccccgagtcgcgcgctcatttgcttttgtgttcttggtctcagagccacgcacaccaaacacacacagaagacagaatcaatgtttaacataattaacaatgcactttttacggagacgtttgaatgttattctttattttttttatccagttgaatatttagcgtacaaatgtattttcagctcttaaaaatgaccgaggtccggaccatgggggcctcatagctggctgcggccatggagatgaacaagacgctaataggaagataagacagttcaatgacaaatggaagttcgggcaagattggctagttcatagcaaaaccgaaaataccatgtactgcgaagactgtagaaagtctggcaaagacaggcaccagcaattttaaactcgaaactataaaggaccacgaaaagtcaaatgcgcacatcggtactataacatcaaaactggcgaagacggctggttcactacaggacagcattgctttcagtccctggctgtcatgaagtcagctgagctggagaggatggagctgctgtttagaaatgttcacgcgattggaaagaagttgatctcgcccaagctatcaacttacggcctgctggaagcctcaggtcacaaagaccatttttcgtggaccattcagactcatctgacgataaatgtaatgaggacatttaatgtctctc from the Neoarius graeffei isolate fNeoGra1 chromosome 2, fNeoGra1.pri, whole genome shotgun sequence genome contains:
- the LOC132873919 gene encoding putative uncharacterized protein FLJ46204; protein product: SLSLTPSLSLTPSLSHTPSLSLTPSLSHTLSPSHSPSFSLTPSLSHTPSLSHTHPLSLTHILSHSHPLSLTHTLSLSHTPSLTHTLSLSHTPSLTHTLSLSHTPSLSHTPSLSLTPSLSHTSSLTHTLSLSHTSSLSHTLSLTHTLSLSHTLSLTPSLSHTPSLSLTPSLSHTHPLSLTPSLSHKHPLSLTPSLSHTPSLSHTSSLTHTLSLSHTSSLTHTLSHTHPLSHTPSLSHTPSLSHTPSLSHTPSPSLSHTLSLTHTLSLSLTLSLTHTLSHT